One window of the Novosphingobium sp. KACC 22771 genome contains the following:
- the benB gene encoding benzoate 1,2-dioxygenase small subunit, with product MTIAIAQTLSHADICAFLYREARLLDDRDFDAWLECYADNVEYWMPAWTDDDSLTSDPQREISLIYYANRKGLEDRVYRLHTERSSASTPEARTAHFIANVELLAVADGALDLRYNWHTLSHRYQRTAQFFGTTFLTLDTSGAEPKILKKKIVLKDDYIHQVIDIYHV from the coding sequence ATGACCATCGCCATCGCACAAACCCTGTCCCATGCCGACATCTGCGCCTTCCTCTACCGCGAGGCGCGCCTGCTCGACGACCGAGACTTTGACGCGTGGCTGGAATGCTATGCCGACAATGTCGAATACTGGATGCCGGCATGGACCGATGATGACAGTCTGACCAGCGATCCGCAGCGGGAGATCTCGCTGATCTATTACGCCAACCGCAAAGGGCTGGAGGACCGGGTCTATCGCCTGCACACCGAGCGCTCCTCGGCCAGCACGCCCGAGGCGCGCACCGCCCATTTCATCGCTAATGTCGAGCTTTTGGCGGTTGCCGATGGCGCGCTGGATCTGCGCTACAACTGGCATACGCTCAGCCATCGCTATCAGCGCACCGCCCAGTTTTTCGGCACCACCTTCCTGACGCTGGACACCAGCGGGGCGGAACCGAAAATCCTGAAGAAAAAGATCGTTTTGAAGGACGATTACATTCATCAGGTCATCGACATCTACCACGTCTGA
- the benD gene encoding benzoate diol dehydrogenase BenD, which produces MVVTGAAQGIGAGVATRAAAEGAQVVLVDRAPFVTEVEEAIIAAGGKAISVQCDLETHEGAAHAMAAAIEAFGRIDILVNNVGGAIRMRPFAEFAPEQIDAEIRRSLMPTLYACHAALPAMLAQGAGVIVNISSNATRGIHRVPYSAAKGGINAMTQALAMEYAQGGIRVVATAPGGTKAPPRRTPRNPQGDNAQEQAWMAQAVEQVTQSAFMKRYGTLEEQIAPILFLASDEASYITGSVLPVAGGDLG; this is translated from the coding sequence ATGGTGGTGACCGGCGCGGCGCAGGGCATCGGCGCGGGCGTCGCCACCCGCGCGGCGGCCGAAGGCGCGCAGGTCGTTCTGGTGGACCGCGCGCCCTTTGTCACCGAGGTCGAGGAGGCCATCATCGCAGCGGGCGGCAAGGCGATCTCGGTCCAATGCGATCTGGAAACCCATGAAGGCGCGGCCCATGCCATGGCGGCGGCGATTGAGGCGTTTGGCCGGATCGACATTCTGGTCAACAATGTCGGCGGGGCGATCCGCATGCGCCCCTTTGCCGAATTCGCGCCCGAACAGATCGACGCCGAGATCCGCCGCTCGCTGATGCCCACGCTCTACGCCTGCCATGCCGCCTTGCCCGCGATGCTGGCGCAGGGGGCAGGCGTGATCGTCAATATCTCCTCCAATGCCACGCGGGGCATTCACCGCGTGCCCTATTCGGCGGCCAAGGGCGGGATCAATGCCATGACGCAGGCGCTGGCCATGGAATATGCGCAAGGCGGCATCCGTGTGGTGGCTACCGCGCCCGGCGGGACGAAGGCGCCCCCGCGCCGCACGCCGCGCAACCCGCAGGGCGACAATGCGCAGGAACAGGCATGGATGGCACAGGCCGTCGAACAGGTCACGCAATCGGCCTTCATGAAGCGCTATGGCACGCTGGAGGAGCAGATCGCCCCGATCCTCTTCCTTGCCTCGGATGAGGCCAGCTATATCACCGGATCGGTCCTGCCTGTGGCGGGCGGCGATCTGGGCTGA
- a CDS encoding alpha/beta fold hydrolase — MPFTDIAGARIYWKRDGRDDGPALVLLNSIGTDMDLWDGVLPFLREDFVLLRMDARGHGASSAPPGDYSLAMLADDVLAVANAAGLARFALAGVSLGGMIGMELALRAPERVIHLALICTSATMDAASWSDRIAKVRAEGMAAIAGLAMGRFLSDAAAPAIYESVRHQLLTMEAQGYAGCGAAIRDMNLSGRIAGIACPTLVITGTRDTSTPLAGHGDYLLSHIPGATHRSLTAAHLAPLEAPKALAEALLSFLA; from the coding sequence ATGCCATTTACCGATATCGCGGGCGCGCGGATCTATTGGAAGCGCGATGGCCGCGACGATGGCCCCGCGCTGGTGCTGCTCAATTCCATCGGCACGGATATGGATCTGTGGGATGGGGTTTTGCCTTTCCTGCGCGAAGATTTCGTGCTGCTGCGCATGGATGCGCGGGGGCATGGAGCGTCCAGCGCCCCGCCGGGCGATTATTCACTGGCGATGCTGGCGGACGATGTGCTGGCGGTGGCCAATGCGGCGGGGCTGGCGCGTTTTGCGCTGGCGGGCGTCTCGCTGGGCGGGATGATCGGCATGGAACTGGCCCTGCGTGCGCCTGAAAGGGTCATCCATCTGGCGCTGATCTGCACCTCGGCCACGATGGATGCGGCATCGTGGAGCGACCGCATCGCCAAAGTCCGCGCCGAGGGCATGGCCGCGATTGCCGGTCTGGCGATGGGGCGCTTCCTGTCCGATGCGGCGGCGCCCGCGATTTATGAAAGCGTGCGCCACCAGTTGCTGACGATGGAGGCGCAAGGTTATGCCGGATGCGGCGCGGCCATCCGCGACATGAACCTTTCCGGGCGCATCGCGGGCATCGCCTGTCCCACGCTGGTCATTACGGGCACGCGCGATACATCGACGCCTCTGGCCGGGCATGGCGATTATCTGCTGAGCCATATTCCGGGCGCGACGCACCGCTCGCTGACGGCCGCCCACCTTGCCCCGCTTGAGGCGCCCAAGGCTCTGGCCGAGGCTTTGCTCTCGTTTCTGGCCTGA
- a CDS encoding glutathione S-transferase family protein — protein sequence MITLYHAPQSRSSRIIWLLEELGATYTIHPVSIFRPMTGDGHPDPANPHPDQRVPAIEHDDGLITESVGIALYLGDALPGAGLAPAVGSAWRGAYCTWLAWYACEMEPAMFAAMAGALAASPAKQRDYDAVVRRLETALSHRDYVLSDGFSIADLLIASALNFGRKAFPASALIDDYVARCHARPAAVRARALDDAAGLQHYREAMA from the coding sequence ATGATCACGCTCTATCACGCCCCGCAATCGCGTTCCTCGCGCATCATCTGGCTGCTGGAGGAATTGGGCGCGACCTATACCATCCATCCGGTGTCGATTTTTCGCCCGATGACCGGGGATGGCCATCCCGATCCCGCCAACCCGCATCCCGATCAGCGCGTGCCCGCGATTGAGCATGACGATGGGCTGATCACGGAATCGGTCGGGATTGCGCTTTATCTGGGTGATGCCTTGCCCGGCGCAGGTCTTGCCCCGGCGGTCGGCAGCGCATGGCGCGGGGCCTATTGCACATGGCTGGCGTGGTATGCCTGCGAGATGGAACCGGCTATGTTTGCCGCCATGGCCGGCGCGCTGGCCGCGTCACCGGCAAAGCAGCGCGATTATGACGCCGTGGTGCGCCGTCTGGAAACGGCGCTGAGCCATCGCGATTATGTGCTGAGCGATGGTTTCAGCATTGCCGATCTGTTGATTGCCAGCGCGCTCAACTTCGGCCGCAAGGCCTTCCCGGCCAGCGCCCTGATCGACGATTATGTGGCGCGTTGCCACGCACGGCCCGCTGCCGTCCGGGCGCGGGCGCTGGATGATGCGGCGGGGCTTCAGCATTATCGCGAGGCGATGGCATAG
- a CDS encoding helix-turn-helix transcriptional regulator — protein sequence MRRADRLFQIIQILRRSSRPITALDIAQELEVSPRTVYRDIADLIGQRVPVRGEAGFGYILDDSFDMPPLMLTPEEIEAAVLGAQWVAGRGDPALAAAARDLIAKITSVVPEKLRPFLVHPSTGVPSWSDTPPDGIDLARTRLWIREGRKIALSYRDEKGAVSQRVVWPVILGYFETARMLAAWCEMRQDFRHFRADRIVSAQFLDEPHGQRPGELKMRWKRHMEQQRKR from the coding sequence ATGCGCCGCGCCGACCGATTGTTTCAGATTATCCAGATCCTGCGCCGCTCCTCGCGCCCGATCACCGCGCTGGACATTGCACAGGAACTCGAAGTCTCGCCCCGCACCGTCTATCGCGACATTGCCGATCTTATCGGCCAGCGCGTGCCCGTGCGCGGAGAGGCGGGTTTCGGCTATATCCTCGACGACAGTTTCGACATGCCCCCGCTGATGCTGACGCCGGAAGAGATCGAGGCGGCGGTGCTTGGCGCACAATGGGTGGCCGGGCGCGGCGATCCGGCGCTGGCGGCGGCGGCGCGCGATCTGATTGCCAAGATCACCTCGGTGGTGCCGGAAAAACTGCGCCCCTTCCTTGTTCATCCCTCCACCGGCGTGCCGTCATGGTCCGATACGCCGCCCGACGGCATAGACCTTGCCCGCACCCGCCTTTGGATCCGCGAGGGGCGCAAGATCGCGCTGTCCTATCGCGATGAAAAGGGCGCGGTCAGCCAGCGCGTGGTCTGGCCGGTGATCCTGGGCTATTTCGAGACCGCCCGTATGCTGGCCGCATGGTGCGAGATGCGGCAGGATTTCCGCCATTTCCGCGCCGACCGCATCGTCTCCGCGCAATTTCTGGACGAGCCCCATGGCCAGCGCCCCGGCGAATTGAAAATGCGCTGGAAGCGTCACATGGAGCAGCAGCGAAAGCGCTAG
- a CDS encoding DUF1501 domain-containing protein, with protein MTLFDRRDLIRSAAFGLPLMMAGGRAFAAPGAANNRLLVVFLRGAYDAVNVIVPGGSDFYHEARPTIALPRPDPANPDAPLPLDADWALHPALRESILPLWQARQIAFVPFAGTDDMSRSHFETQDSIELGQNIGGQRNYQSGFMGRLAAVLGADKPIAFTDQLPLCFRGGPVVPNIALGNAASKPSIDTRQTELIKAMYRGQHEGGVDLEAAIGQGFAVRDTVFQSIRGEMEAAGRGAITAKGFELSARRIGRLMRDQYNLAFVDVGGWDTHVNQGGAQGNLANRIGELGRALAGFVEAIGPEDWRNTTVVVMSEFGRTFRENGDKGTDHGHGSIYWVLGGSVAGGRMAGPQVKLAPDTLNQGRDLPVLTDYRGLIGGLLARQYGLSARQLGIVFPGAVISDLQLI; from the coding sequence ATGACCCTGTTTGACCGCCGTGACCTGATCCGCTCCGCCGCGTTCGGCCTGCCGCTGATGATGGCGGGCGGGCGCGCCTTTGCCGCGCCGGGGGCGGCCAACAACCGACTGCTGGTGGTGTTTTTGCGCGGGGCTTATGATGCGGTAAACGTCATTGTGCCGGGGGGCAGCGATTTCTATCACGAGGCGCGACCCACCATTGCCCTGCCTCGCCCCGATCCGGCCAATCCCGATGCGCCTTTGCCGCTCGATGCGGACTGGGCGCTGCACCCGGCGCTGCGCGAGAGCATCCTGCCGCTCTGGCAGGCGCGTCAAATCGCCTTTGTCCCCTTTGCGGGCACCGATGACATGAGCCGCAGCCATTTCGAGACGCAGGACAGCATCGAACTGGGCCAGAATATTGGCGGGCAGCGCAATTACCAATCCGGCTTTATGGGGCGTCTGGCGGCGGTTCTGGGGGCGGACAAGCCGATTGCCTTTACCGACCAATTGCCGCTCTGTTTTCGCGGCGGGCCTGTCGTGCCCAATATCGCGCTGGGCAATGCGGCATCGAAACCCTCCATCGACACACGCCAGACCGAGTTGATCAAGGCCATGTATCGCGGCCAGCACGAGGGGGGCGTCGATCTGGAAGCCGCCATCGGTCAGGGCTTTGCCGTGCGCGACACGGTGTTTCAATCCATCCGGGGAGAAATGGAGGCGGCCGGGCGCGGCGCGATCACCGCCAAGGGTTTTGAATTATCGGCCCGCCGCATCGGTCGCCTGATGCGCGATCAGTATAACCTTGCCTTTGTCGATGTCGGCGGGTGGGACACCCATGTCAACCAAGGCGGGGCGCAGGGCAATCTGGCCAATCGCATCGGTGAACTGGGCCGGGCGCTGGCCGGATTTGTCGAGGCGATCGGGCCGGAGGACTGGCGCAATACGACCGTGGTCGTCATGTCCGAATTTGGCCGCACGTTCCGCGAAAATGGCGACAAGGGCACTGATCATGGTCATGGCAGCATCTATTGGGTGCTGGGCGGATCGGTGGCAGGCGGGCGGATGGCGGGGCCGCAGGTTAAACTGGCACCCGACACGCTCAATCAGGGGCGCGACTTGCCGGTGCTGACCGATTATCGGGGGCTGATCGGCGGCTTGTTGGCGCGGCAATATGGGCTGTCGGCGCGGCAGTTGGGCATTGTCTTTCCCGGTGCGGTGATCAGCGACCTGCAATTGATCTAG
- a CDS encoding DUF1800 domain-containing protein: MRRLLGLHIVMPLLIAAPAQAGDNTLAVTNRATWGLAEWPVGGSAALPPAVQARIDAMRISREPMPQLVADMDAQNRAANQTPDPTQREAAKKDWQQAMNALAREAATRSLLRDLYSPDQMREQMAWFWFNQFNVHAQKRDIRAMVGDYEDVIRAHSLGRFRDLLEATLRHPAMLRYLDNDQNAVGHINENYAREIMELHTMGVGSGYSQKDVQELARILTGVGVRLNPDMPRLKPEWQGLYLRDGLFEFNPARHDFGPKHFMGHTIHGSGYAEITQALDLIADNPATARRLSTRIATYFMGDRPPAAVIDRMTAAWRQSGGDIATVLNAMTATSAYAASLGHAFKDPVHYVVSAVRYAYGAGQDGVVVTNLDPMLNWLKRMGEELYDHQTPDGYPLGASAWTGPGQMEVRFEIAKSIGNGSAGLLRPLDPATPYQAAPPNLRNALWTGGVERTISSQTRAVLDQAASPQEWNMLFLASPDFMRR, translated from the coding sequence ATGCGCCGCTTGCTGGGTTTGCATATAGTGATGCCGCTGCTGATTGCGGCCCCTGCGCAGGCGGGGGACAATACGCTGGCCGTGACGAACCGCGCTACGTGGGGCCTTGCCGAATGGCCCGTTGGCGGATCGGCGGCCCTGCCCCCCGCCGTGCAGGCGCGGATCGACGCGATGCGGATCAGCCGCGAACCCATGCCGCAATTGGTGGCCGACATGGACGCGCAAAACCGCGCCGCCAATCAGACCCCGGACCCGACCCAGCGCGAGGCGGCCAAAAAGGACTGGCAGCAGGCGATGAACGCGCTGGCGCGTGAGGCGGCCACCCGATCGTTGCTGCGCGACCTCTATTCGCCCGATCAGATGCGCGAACAGATGGCATGGTTCTGGTTCAACCAGTTCAACGTCCATGCGCAAAAGCGCGATATCCGCGCCATGGTGGGCGATTACGAGGATGTCATCCGCGCCCATTCGCTGGGCCGCTTTCGCGATCTGCTGGAGGCGACTTTGCGCCATCCGGCGATGCTCCGCTATCTGGATAATGACCAGAACGCGGTGGGCCATATCAACGAGAATTACGCCCGCGAAATCATGGAACTGCACACGATGGGCGTGGGTTCCGGCTATAGCCAGAAGGATGTGCAGGAACTCGCGCGGATCCTGACCGGGGTAGGGGTGCGGTTGAACCCGGACATGCCGCGGCTGAAACCGGAATGGCAGGGGCTTTATCTGCGCGATGGCCTGTTCGAGTTTAACCCCGCGCGCCATGATTTCGGCCCTAAGCATTTCATGGGCCACACAATCCATGGTTCTGGTTATGCCGAGATTACTCAGGCGCTCGACCTGATTGCCGACAATCCGGCCACCGCGCGGCGCCTTTCCACCCGGATCGCCACCTATTTCATGGGCGACCGTCCGCCCGCCGCCGTCATTGATCGCATGACCGCTGCATGGCGCCAATCGGGAGGCGATATCGCCACGGTGCTCAACGCCATGACCGCCACCTCCGCCTATGCCGCCTCGCTGGGCCATGCGTTCAAGGATCCGGTGCATTATGTCGTCTCGGCGGTGCGCTATGCCTATGGCGCGGGGCAGGACGGGGTTGTGGTGACCAACCTTGATCCCATGCTCAACTGGCTCAAACGCATGGGTGAGGAGCTTTACGATCATCAGACGCCCGACGGCTATCCGCTGGGGGCTTCGGCATGGACCGGGCCGGGGCAGATGGAGGTACGGTTTGAAATCGCCAAATCCATCGGCAATGGCTCGGCAGGCCTGTTGCGCCCGCTCGATCCGGCGACGCCCTATCAGGCCGCCCCGCCCAATCTGCGCAATGCGCTGTGGACGGGCGGGGTGGAACGGACCATCTCGTCCCAGACCCGCGCCGTGCTGGATCAGGCCGCCAGCCCGCAGGAATGGAACATGCTCTTTCTGGCCTCGCCCGATTTCATGCGCCGATAA
- a CDS encoding tyrosine-type recombinase/integrase codes for MAKKITFSPAMIDALCEGSLADPMTPGLAIEVLKSGKKRWRYRRQVARQKVVATIFGGLFPAQSMAEAREWARELNTQTEAGIDPRAVQRAEKARNEMTVAKAHGLYMIAVHEGRSSRAKRINKPRTIKDKMDVYNHDIGPALGSRNIYEVTERDLINLVEAKGKTAKVRANRLAAELKVIFGWAASLRGLEVGLETDPSKRLGDLRFPEKARTRKLSHLELEWFLQALVEEEHDFQRGMLLCLLSAARISEMARARSDEIVNGVWIIPSARAKNSFEHKIALGPWGRSLMQTNHDWVFPALTIDGPRNNSVWYKCRDRVLTRMEKLAGHPIERFTPHDFRRTARSNTKRLKVDFETAEAMLNHVKKGMERTYDLYEMEDEKRNWFLKWEEEVASIAKRVGVAAALGVPDAQASIGYSFTVRVAKGAGGAPSYNFDAAKSRADGQSSRTNARITFPQMLGKGHRPD; via the coding sequence ATGGCCAAAAAAATCACCTTCTCACCTGCCATGATTGACGCCCTTTGCGAGGGCAGCCTCGCAGATCCCATGACCCCGGGTCTGGCGATCGAAGTTCTCAAGTCCGGCAAGAAGCGCTGGCGCTACCGACGGCAGGTCGCGCGTCAGAAAGTCGTCGCCACGATCTTCGGCGGCCTCTTTCCCGCCCAATCCATGGCGGAGGCCCGTGAATGGGCACGGGAGCTCAACACCCAGACTGAAGCCGGTATCGACCCACGCGCCGTCCAGCGCGCTGAGAAAGCGCGCAACGAAATGACCGTGGCCAAAGCACATGGCCTCTACATGATCGCTGTTCATGAAGGGCGGTCATCGCGCGCAAAGCGGATCAACAAGCCGCGAACCATCAAGGACAAGATGGATGTCTACAACCACGACATCGGCCCCGCGCTTGGCAGCCGCAACATCTATGAAGTCACCGAAAGGGATCTCATCAATCTGGTGGAAGCCAAGGGCAAGACCGCCAAGGTCAGGGCCAATCGCTTGGCCGCCGAACTGAAGGTTATTTTCGGCTGGGCGGCTTCCTTGCGCGGGCTTGAAGTTGGGCTGGAGACGGATCCGTCAAAGCGCTTGGGCGACCTGCGTTTTCCAGAAAAAGCGCGAACCCGCAAACTCAGCCATCTCGAACTCGAATGGTTCCTTCAGGCTCTGGTCGAGGAAGAGCATGATTTTCAGCGAGGTATGTTGCTCTGCCTCCTGTCAGCCGCGCGCATTTCCGAAATGGCGAGAGCCAGAAGCGACGAGATCGTCAACGGAGTGTGGATCATTCCGTCAGCGCGCGCAAAAAACTCCTTCGAACATAAAATCGCGCTCGGGCCTTGGGGACGTTCCCTCATGCAGACGAATCACGATTGGGTATTTCCGGCCCTCACCATCGACGGACCTCGCAACAATTCGGTCTGGTACAAATGCCGTGACCGGGTGCTTACCCGTATGGAAAAGCTGGCCGGACACCCGATCGAGCGTTTCACACCCCATGATTTCCGGCGGACAGCGCGCTCCAATACAAAGCGGCTCAAGGTCGATTTCGAGACGGCCGAAGCCATGCTCAATCACGTCAAAAAGGGCATGGAAAGGACCTATGACCTTTATGAGATGGAAGACGAAAAGCGAAACTGGTTTCTGAAATGGGAGGAGGAAGTCGCTTCCATTGCAAAGCGCGTGGGGGTCGCTGCGGCACTAGGCGTGCCAGACGCACAGGCTTCGATTGGCTATTCCTTTACGGTGAGGGTAGCGAAAGGGGCAGGTGGCGCGCCATCGTATAATTTCGATGCCGCCAAATCTCGCGCAGATGGGCAATCTTCCCGAACCAACGCCAGAATCACATTTCCCCAGATGCTGGGAAAAGGGCACAGACCAGACTGA
- a CDS encoding type II toxin-antitoxin system HipA family toxin, with amino-acid sequence MARRKAHVPLDVLINGRCIGRLEKTANGAISFQYATSWLEWEHRFAVSLSLPLVPNAYRGAEVAAVFDNLLPDRDVVRRRVAERMGSQGTDFYSLLEAIGRDCVGAMQFRPESGQVDDLTIRGEAVSDSDIEAMLADLAQTPLGLDRDREFRISVAGAQEKTALLRLDGRWLRPMGSTPTTHILKPQLGQVPTSDGMIDMSDSVDNEHYCMKVMEAFGLKVAQTQIASFGARRVLVVERFDRQWRNAQHIIRLPQEDGCQALGIPPTLKYQSDGGPGMRDILGLLKGADDAQSDQIAFFKSQIVFWLIGATDGHAKNFSIFLKPGGRYSLTPFYDVLSAQPAFDKGQIAQNKFRLAMSAGRNRHYRIAEVMGRHFVQTGKATGLGTVTMRDAIAELLDRAAYATDAALAQMPHDFAQNIHESVAAAIARRLPHLASALEEL; translated from the coding sequence ATGGCGCGCAGAAAAGCCCATGTTCCGCTGGACGTGCTGATCAATGGCCGTTGCATTGGCCGTCTGGAAAAGACGGCCAATGGCGCGATCAGTTTTCAATATGCGACAAGCTGGCTCGAATGGGAGCATCGCTTCGCTGTGTCGCTGTCGCTGCCTTTGGTCCCTAACGCCTATCGCGGTGCTGAAGTTGCCGCAGTGTTCGACAATCTGCTCCCGGATCGCGATGTCGTTCGCCGCCGCGTGGCTGAACGTATGGGGTCGCAAGGAACAGACTTCTATAGCCTTCTCGAAGCCATCGGGCGCGATTGCGTCGGCGCGATGCAATTTCGGCCAGAGAGTGGACAGGTCGACGATCTGACCATCAGGGGCGAAGCGGTCAGCGATTCGGACATTGAAGCGATGCTTGCCGATCTCGCTCAGACGCCGCTCGGACTGGACCGGGATCGCGAATTCCGCATTTCGGTGGCGGGCGCGCAGGAGAAAACCGCATTGCTGCGTTTGGACGGGCGCTGGCTTCGCCCGATGGGAAGCACCCCGACGACGCATATTCTCAAGCCGCAGCTAGGTCAGGTACCGACATCAGATGGCATGATAGACATGTCCGACAGCGTGGATAATGAGCATTATTGCATGAAGGTCATGGAGGCGTTTGGCCTCAAGGTGGCTCAGACGCAGATCGCGTCGTTTGGTGCGCGCCGCGTGCTGGTGGTCGAGAGATTTGATCGCCAATGGCGCAACGCTCAACACATTATCAGGTTGCCGCAGGAAGATGGCTGTCAGGCGCTCGGTATCCCGCCTACGCTCAAGTATCAAAGTGATGGTGGCCCCGGCATGCGCGACATTTTGGGATTGCTGAAAGGCGCGGATGACGCGCAGTCCGATCAGATCGCCTTCTTCAAAAGCCAGATTGTATTCTGGCTGATCGGAGCAACTGACGGCCACGCGAAAAATTTCAGTATCTTTCTGAAGCCGGGGGGGCGTTACAGCTTGACCCCATTCTATGATGTTCTGTCGGCGCAGCCAGCCTTTGATAAAGGACAGATTGCCCAGAATAAATTCCGTCTGGCGATGTCAGCGGGCAGGAACCGCCATTACCGGATCGCCGAAGTGATGGGGCGGCATTTTGTGCAGACGGGCAAGGCAACTGGTCTTGGCACTGTCACCATGCGCGACGCGATCGCGGAATTGCTCGATCGCGCTGCCTATGCAACTGATGCTGCACTGGCGCAGATGCCGCATGACTTTGCGCAGAACATCCATGAAAGTGTTGCCGCTGCAATTGCCAGACGCCTGCCGCATCTTGCGAGCGCCCTTGAAGAGCTTTGA
- a CDS encoding helix-turn-helix domain-containing protein, with protein MDQIVRLPNQLGALIRSVRLGRNMTQQQLASLIGKQQKTISAIENGNDGTKLDTLLQVIAVLDLDLQIIPRRKDGKDIADVF; from the coding sequence ATGGATCAGATTGTGCGACTGCCCAATCAGCTCGGCGCGCTCATTCGGAGCGTACGACTAGGGCGCAACATGACTCAGCAACAACTGGCAAGCCTGATCGGCAAGCAGCAAAAGACCATTTCGGCCATTGAAAACGGCAATGACGGAACCAAGCTCGATACGCTGCTCCAGGTGATCGCGGTGCTTGACCTCGATCTCCAGATCATACCGCGCCGAAAAGATGGCAAAGATATAGCGGACGTTTTCTGA
- the tnpA gene encoding IS66-like element accessory protein TnpA, translated as MTLDSGISGRPGVVSISRNGKRRYDPIWKERLIAAALEPGVSIARLALEHGVNANQLRNWVKVLRDRQGVRAPKNVPACGPSAFVPVVEVTSPARLQLKASLRNGVLLELANADAHALSVFIEVLGRCNVPAR; from the coding sequence ATGACATTGGATAGTGGGATTTCGGGGCGGCCCGGAGTGGTCAGTATTTCTCGCAATGGGAAGCGTCGGTATGATCCGATCTGGAAGGAGCGTTTAATCGCAGCAGCCCTTGAACCGGGGGTCTCGATTGCAAGGCTTGCACTGGAGCATGGGGTGAATGCCAACCAGTTGCGCAACTGGGTCAAAGTGCTTCGGGACCGACAGGGTGTGCGGGCACCGAAGAATGTGCCAGCCTGCGGGCCGTCAGCTTTCGTACCGGTTGTTGAAGTCACATCACCGGCACGCCTGCAATTGAAGGCATCGCTGCGCAATGGCGTTCTGCTTGAGCTGGCCAATGCGGATGCACACGCCCTATCTGTGTTCATCGAAGTGCTGGGGCGTTGCAATGTTCCGGCTCGCTGA
- the tnpB gene encoding IS66 family insertion sequence element accessory protein TnpB (TnpB, as the term is used for proteins encoded by IS66 family insertion elements, is considered an accessory protein, since TnpC, encoded by a neighboring gene, is a DDE family transposase.): protein MFRLAENLRVYLHRDPIDFRCGINSLAILVEQSMGLNPFERAAFAFCNRRRTRMKLLFFERSGFVLVLKALTEDKFRWPRRAETVVALTAEQLRWLLDGIDIDAMVPHPVRQYQFVG from the coding sequence ATGTTCCGGCTCGCTGAAAATCTGCGCGTCTATCTCCACCGGGATCCGATCGATTTCCGCTGTGGGATCAACAGTCTTGCGATCCTGGTCGAGCAATCGATGGGCCTTAATCCGTTCGAGCGCGCGGCGTTCGCCTTCTGCAACCGGCGTCGGACCCGGATGAAGCTCCTGTTCTTTGAGCGGTCCGGCTTTGTCCTGGTGTTGAAGGCGCTGACGGAAGATAAGTTCCGGTGGCCCCGACGTGCGGAAACGGTGGTGGCGCTCACCGCCGAGCAATTGCGATGGCTGCTGGACGGGATCGATATCGACGCGATGGTCCCTCATCCGGTGCGGCAATATCAGTTTGTTGGCTAA